From the genome of Diabrotica virgifera virgifera chromosome 8, PGI_DIABVI_V3a:
taattcgattccagcaataaaattgctggtaaataacttttccatgaattttgctaattagcccagagtagtaGAATTTTGCCATTATATTCATacaacataaatcaaaactttacagatttagtaattaggtattcaatattgataaaattGATAACAATAAACATCGAAAGCGGCTATCATGCACAAGTCATCTATAATACGAAATTACTGTCATCATTACTGTCATaccaaatttttatttcgtctaaaattgaaaaatttcttAAATTGTAATTAATTgttaatgttttctatgattggcgataaaattttgtaagcaccacgtcagtaaagactctttatcgaactcgtctttTACTTGTCTCGGTCGCTTCGCTCCCTCTGCTAGGAATGTCAGACTCGTCCGATAAaaagtcactttactgacttggtacatacaTATCTATTTTTGAAATACTTATATGTTTAGCTGAAGAAATATTCAGTGAAAATTATAAATGGCGCTTTTTGTATACCAATGTACATTAATGTACAACCTACTTATAAATTTCGATCACATTATAAGTTCTCCTAAGTCTCCCAAATATTCTTAagatattgttttatttttagcaTTTGAAGCTAATGAGCTGCTTGTGGAGTTAGTAGATAAGGATGGAATTAGTGCTTACGCTTTGTATGACTCTTTTGCAATCGGCTCAGAAGTCGAGGGATACTATTTAAGTACTTTAAAGGGATATTCTGGTGATGCCGGTGATTCGTTATCTAATCATTTAGGACAAAAATTTACTACTCTAGATCTGGATCAAGACCAAAAGCCTGATGGAAACTGCGCAGAAATATTCAGTATGTAGTAATAATTAAtagtaataattatttaaaacattaaaacatttataatatacctatatacaacagaagtgtttacttcattctacgttgtaataattatttatttattaatagaatattaataatatttttataaaataattaatagaatattttgataataaatatatacaggtttaagataaaatatagtgagtattaaaataaatgagcaaaattggtGACTCGGCGAATGAGCCTTGAAGAGCCCGTAGTCATATAAATCCaaggaaaaaaatataaaatgtacaaCCAAATCAATATCTTTTAAACTTATTCATGATATTCAAACGATAGTCATGAAACTTTGCCTGTGAGCACAATGACACCTAAATAGATATAGTGGCACATGTCATGCTGTTACTATTTTATTTCCGATCCGACATTCTCTCAACTTGCTTAATTTAAATGGGATATCCTGGATATGCTTCCAGATTTAAAAACAACTTGGTATTCATAATTTACACATGCCAacttttgtcgaaaaaaattgttaaaaccaGAAATAAATAGCGAATGAAGTTATTGGTGAAAGAAACATCATTAAAAATAAGTCTCTCCCAAGGCGAGGAACTTCATGGTTTATACAGAAGTGAAAACCCAAAGAAAAGAGAAGGCTTAACTAAAATAGGTACATGTCAACCAAAACACAAGgggcatacgataattataagacaagaagaaagaaaatacatttaatttaaagaagaataaaaaattatcagtGGGAACGTTCTTTGAAAGAATTGGAACGTGATTTTTAGGATCTTTAAAAGGAAatatatggcgctttataagaggtcaaagaacggtCAAAACATAAAGAAAAGCATACATAAATTGACGATCTAATAAAGCTCTATGCAGAGATAGAACAAATGACGCTTGAACCGGAAACACCGCAAATTACCAGAAATGAAGAAGTTAATATAATTTCAAAGGATGTTCCTAAAACACTTAAAAGGCTGAAGTACTGAAAAGCTGTTGGTAAAGACGAGATACTGTAAGAAGGAAGAACGAGTGAACTAATTCAACGATccaaaaaaggaaataaaagccacaaaactacagaggtatcaacttgttaacaaaatactttaaaacttacaactaaaactTTACAAGAACTAAttaatcagaggataagtttagcaaaTGAttaacagggttttcgtactggaaggtCATGTGCAGATATAATATTGGTCATATAGCAAATTACTGAGAAGTCACCAGAGTATAACATACCAGCATGCCTTTGTCTGATTGCCTTGAAGAAATCATTCGatagagtaagactcaaagatgtaatccatcttttGTACAATAGAGAAGTTACTATAGATACCATAAGAACTATTGAAAATATCTACCTAATACGTAGGTACCTAACATATTTATTCTGATAGTTAGAAAACTAACAGAACCTATAAACATAGTCAGCAGATTAAGGCAGGGGGCTCATTGAGCCGTGTTCTGTTCATTTTAATGTGAATCAAATCATCAAAAGCATCAATAAAGGAAAAAATTActgaatgggaaacaaagaagttaAACTACTCTGTTATGTAGACGACGCAATATTTATAGCCCAAGATCAGATCAAGATTTATTCCAGCTCAGCTAATCTATTAAACCGTACTTTTCTACAATTATTTTTTAGAGAGTGAGATCAatgtataccaaatttcaatataattagtaTTAAATATTACATTAAGGGGATGGGCActaactttcggcttcaatgcaaTTTAAATGGGatccattttttcgaatcctgagaaaactaatcagtaattttgagaaatttaaacgcagaatgaaagattacgttattaccaagGCGGAAAGTTcataaaaacttctataatgtttattttaatgagttacagtggtgaaaaactaagagaaaatttagtgtgatttttaatttcaaacatctcatttaaaagaaactctctattcattctaagggactttcggccctcgataataaagtaatctttcattatacgtttaaatttttcaaaatacttattagttttcttaggtttggaaaaaaaaatgattacatttaaaatacattgaaaattttgacatacgtcaaaattttgcattttgttcctttccccttaaaatGTTTGACTCCTATTTCTGTACTATCTTCGTCCatctttttttaaacgcttctttttagttcaatcgtttgggtcaaagctttagacgttaatttgactgccttttcttcaatgcaaatgaataaaaatttgcagatatatgcatttgtgggaacaatacacgaatagtcaataattctTTTACGTGTatcaattgtttaaataaaaaaaaacgtttttaatcGAAAATGCTTAAGTTCTCTTGTTTTTCCACTGaagaaatttgaaacttttacagattgtagctaattatatgaactatacataattttatttttgcgTTAACTGTTTACGTTATGCATCATAAACAAACAATAGTGTTTCAaattttttatacatatattttaataaacatgacgatatattttaatgtttgaaaagtgtaagattaaaaagtgaaaaataaaaaaaattcaaacttgaaggattattcgaaaaaaactgttagacagattaaatatacaaaaatctcacacattcgttaaaaaattgaaaaaatataacatattcgttaaagaaaagcgtctAAATCATCTATAAGACTGAATGTTCCGACGAGAATAAACGAAATCGAGCAAGAAAACAACATTTTGATGATGTTAATGccaatgaagtttttctacaggGTGGAGAAAAATTAAAGGTCGAAACACATCTGCCAATTTTGGATAAGCTAATTACTGAGCTAAGTCGAGGGTTTACAGAGTACGAGTCAGTGAACTCAGTACATATTTGGTGTTTTGTCTGTTTCTCTAAAACTGGCTGATACTCAAATAAAGGCGTGCGCTTCAACATGAAAAGTAGCCTGATAATATTCAACCTGAAATTGAAGATGAACTAGTGCAATTCAAATATTTCAGAGAAGATTCAAGATTTACAGGTAAACATTATATTTCTGCTTCATTCAATTtgggctatttataaaaacaaactCGAATCGACGTTTCCAAATATGTCAGAAGTTTTAAGATTTATATTCTTACGCTAATGATTACAAATGCAATAGGCGAACGGTCATTtgtcattttcaaaaatgaaacTTATTAAAAACTGTAATCGTTCGACAATGGCACAAAATTTCTTTGTTTCTAGCATTTGAAGGTTTTTGTAAGccttttagtgcagtcactgaaggttttcacctgcgatttcgttgaacctccatcgattttcgtgaaaattggtgagtaattagaggagacctcaaggaacaaaggtgacatgatgccaacttgcgcttttaccctgagggtggatgccaccccttctcggggatgaaaattattttattaaacataatattataggtcgacagagggacaaattataagcaaatttgttatataaagttattcaaataactcaacactttttgagttattaaacaccaaaaatttaattttttcttaaaaaattcctgttttaaatcggtttttcacgtataaatcaaaaactataagcttttacaaaaaaagttataattactgaaattgaagataataaaaaattgaatacattacTCACATAAAGatctaaactaatgttagttcaaagtgagttattgccAATTGAATCtgtatttttttcgacaagtactcaaatctaagtattcaagcttaaataacgggaaaacgatgcaatgtataaaatattcctgccaaacatttgccaaagtactttggaatacctatccaatgagcttcagaacaaggtaatagcgtcaaaattaagcaagttataatgaaaataaaagaaccgtttcgaattttttaggaaaagtgaaaaataaaacatatgccatttccacaaaaattaaaatttatagtaatccttaaaagaacttctttatattagcataagtaatgttttcgataatttggACCGGTttataatgcatatttttgaaaaaaagatataatttaaaaaaatcataatttttaaaattattgtaattctcatattattttgataataactccaaaattactcaatatacgtaaaaaattatatataaccaaattttattttttttctgtgccaaatattttacctgttttactatttctattgGGGGTAAAAATTAATCgagataaaaacatttaaatcttaaattttgctgtgggaaccatgcaaccgtgGTCATTTagccttttatttttaaaaaagtaagaggtttaaaagattaggtgtAACGTGCGTAAATagcacttgaaattaactttaaaaaaaaaattttagatgaacctgatatcgtaaacacggacggagatattaaaaaaaaaacaataacactttttggaaaaatttttaaaagataaattttgaaaaaaaaattggtgcataaattttaatgctatcagcatgttcgggggctcatttaatagatatttttaagtactttgacaaatatttaataagtttatgttataaaatgcatcaatttcccgttttagcttgaatacttggagttttttactcgccgaaaagaATATACATTAAAATTACTCaattttagttaacattaaaaggtttttgtagtaaggggtttattttattttttattagcttcaactttgataatatcttttttgtaaaaacttacattatatgagttattgatgaaaacttggttaaaaacatgcatttttctcaagaaaaattaaaatctttgatctttaataactcaaaaagtttgatttattttactaactttatataacaaatttttcttgAAATCTGTCCCTCTATtaaattatggggttattttaaataaaatatttttcacccagaagaaggggtggcatccacccccagggtaaaagctcaagttggcacaatgtcacctttgttgcttgagatatcctctaaccactcaccaattttcatgcaaatcgatggaggttcaacgaaatcgcagataatagctcatatccaccttcagtgactccactatttgTCCAACTGCGTAAATACCAAAGAAACctctaaaataataataaaaaaaaaaatagtggaattcgttaatccgttcacgaaaaaatcaactatgagcataattttaggtgacgCATAAGTTTTGAACCTATATTTAGTTCTGTACCAATTTTATCACCACTgctataatagacctggatcccgcgtaccaaaaaaagttgactaatagcaagctgaaaatttgttaatagcttaacggtgtctagtcggacaaattttgacgtataggaacactggaacagggaagttttaattgtgggacaggttaaaaatttggaacacgtcagactacgaaaacgttccatgtattttgtcggacagaatttccaattgatttggtACCATTTTTTTAagctcttatgcaaaaatcagactggtgtttatcaccaactgggcactTTAATGAGtcgaacacgaagaacatgtcaaatgacaggttAGTACacttagtaatagcagtctgatttttgcatgagagtttaatgaaagggtaacaaatcaatttaatgtcttttcgacaaaatacatgggacgttttcataatctgacgttccaaatttttaaacagttccacaattaaaacttcccttgttccagtgttcccgtccatgaaagtttgtctgactagacaccgttaagctattaacaaattttcagcttgctattaatcaacttttttggtacgcggaatccaggcctataataaatgaaattaataaagtattttaaatttCAGTAGGGGCGTGGTGGTACAACAACTGTTACGAGAGCCATTTAAATGGTAAATTCAGAAACATACGTTGGCCAGCGGCGT
Proteins encoded in this window:
- the LOC126889875 gene encoding fibrinogen C domain-containing protein 1-B-like isoform X3; protein product: MSVSTNYLKLALIVSLILSICGNYLDNDQQNRSVQEEIKESSPIFKRSAYYGKADGTPFKNCKEILESAFEANELLVELVDKDGISAYALYDSFAIGSEVEGYYLSTLKGYSGDAGDSLSNHLGQKFTTLDLDQDQKPDGNCAEIFIGAWWYNNCYESHLNGKFRNIRWPAAYKYKGIVWFGFKNNEYFLSQARMLIRPKY